TGGATTGGGTTTTTGACCAATCGATACAATCACTGAATCCACATCAAAGGTTTTATATTCACCTGTAGGCATAGGTCTTCTGCGACCTGAACTATCTTTTTCCCCGAGTTCCATACGCTCGCATTTGATCGATGTTACTTCGTAGTTTTCCCCAAAAATTTCAACCGGGTTATATAAAAGATTCATTTCAATGCCTTCATCAATGGCGTGATGGATTTCTTCTAATCTTGCAGGAAGGCTTGTTTGGTCTCTTCTATAGATAATCATGACTTCTTTTGCGCCGATGCGTTTCGCAGTTCTCGCCGCATCCATCGCAACATTTCCCCCACCAATAACGGCAACTTTATTCCCAGTTTTAATCGGTGTTGCACTGTTAGGAAAGACATTTGAACGCATTA
This genomic stretch from Methanocalculus natronophilus harbors:
- a CDS encoding FAD-dependent oxidoreductase, producing QAIFVGSGAGLPSSLGIPGENYNGVYFANEFLTRVNLMRSNVFPNSATPIKTGNKVAVIGGGNVAMDAARTAKRIGAKEVMIIYRRDQTSLPARLEEIHHAIDEGIEMNLLYNPVEIFGENYEVTSIKCERMELGEKDSSGRRRPMPTGEYKTFDVDSVIVSIGQKPNPILKQSTKDLNTHDWGGIITDQTHKTSIEGVFAGGDAVTGAATVILAMGAGKDAAESMDEY